tgtaaaaagctggtttttgatataaatatgaacttgattgaacaaaacatgcatgtattgtataacataatgtcctaggagtgtcatctgatgaagatcatcaaaggttagtgctgcatttagctgtggttttggtttttgtgacattatatgctagcttgaaaaatgggtgtgtgattatttctggctgggtactctcctgacataatctaatgtttttctttcgttgtaaagcctttttgaaatcggacaatgtggttagattaatgagagtcttgtctttaaaatggtgtaaaatagtcatatgtttgagaaattgaagtaatagcatgtctaaggtatttgaatatcgcgccactcgattccactggctgttgactaagtgggacgatttcgtcccacataccctagagaggttaaacaacctcttccgtggtgccccaaatcctaattagttaattgttacatgattcatttaaattgggtaacaattaaacatagttagatgattaaataaataacaataatcagattaatgaaagtaaagtcatgaCACAGCTTTGACTGTCTCTATGTTCTTCTTCGCCACTTGTGCTGCTTTTGGTCTCTCCAGGAATCTGTGAGAGACACGAGACGTCAGTGAGAGAGAAACgacacagagaaaacacacatTTATACTTCCACTgtttgaaataaataataataaattaagTCACTCAGATGGGAAAGGGCGCATTTAGGTCACATAATTGCTTGCCAATCATCAATatttttaataatggaactctaggCCTCATCTCCATATGGGAAATGTAACAGCATGGGAGTGAATGTCACCTCTGGAGTCTGGATGTGCTCAAACTTGACTGCATCCCATTGTTTTATCTTCTTTTCCTTCCCCGCTGTGAAGAACAGATGGTTTTGGGAACAAACTGAAGGTACATGACGCTGAGAAAAGAAAGAATGAGAAGGAAAAGGAAAGCAGATGAGAAATGACAAAACGGCGACATGAAAGAGCAGATGGGGTGATGTCATCGGTCAGAGGTGGCTAACTAGGACAGTGTTTATGAAACTGGAGATTAAATTAAATATTTTACTGGAAATGGGGAGAGGGAAGCCAACGTATATTAAATGATATCATTTGAGACCGTTGGTAAAGCGTCCACATTAAGCCATTTACACTGACCATATGTCTGACGGCTTAGGACGATGTGTTCTGGCAGTATATTATATATTCATATTAACATTAGGTTATACATTTTCTGTACCTGTCATCGTGGGCAAACATAGATCGGTGACAGTTCCCAAACTCCAGATCTTGACGTTTCTGTCTGCAGAACCGGTTGCTATCATGGCACTGTCCTGAGAGGTGGAGAAGAAGTAACATTCAGAGTCAAGACAGattaaacacacataacacacagcaaCTTTAACCATGCACATTCTATATTCATCTAGCATCCCACATTACATTCGTTTTTAGTTTAAGATTGGTTGCCAGATTGAGTACTGGTACTCACATGAGAGATGTCCAGGCAGAGCACAGGGAGCTTGTGTccatacagagagagaagaacttGAGTGTGTCAGTGTAGAAAACCTTGACGGTACAGTCCAGCAGGGAGACAGCCAACAATCTCTGGTCAGGAGAATATTTCACAGACGCAACACATCCTCATCCAGCTGCAGTGTACACATGTGTTTCACCGTCAgcctcctgcaacacacacacacttagattaGGGTCAACACAAACTCCAGTCAAGGGCTCACTCCATAGAAGCTCACCTGAATAACACCATGCAGCCTGGGATCACTAGTACCTGCCTGGACAACAGAACTTCTTTGCCTCTAGTAGAAAACAGcattattgtgttattgacagtaTGTGAAACAGAAGGAATAAAGCTTGGCTTACTTCTGTGCAGCCTCTCCATCCTTAATCAGCTGAAACTCCGCCGTCACTATCCCCCTCTGAGGAAATAACATAATTACAGAGCAAATGGGAATGATTGTATGGGGGCATTTCCACGATAACGGAGTGATGCTGagactttaaaatgtatgtcaaacaaagtgcagatgcaaagtttggtaatgTCATTCTGTATCCAAACTTTGCATCTCCatactgttcttcaagtaaatgtgcttttgtaaaaaaaaatatgtggagattgttcaaagtaatcattgtgcatagagttgtatggtttgtttaacttttaaatcattggtttttgtttgacattactgtacattttaaagtgagtctcagcatcactctgtaAATGTGGACTTGTCCATGGGCTTTTGTCTACATATAAGGGGACCTTTGGAGTTGTAATGGAGATTGGCACTTTAGAAGATGAGATCCATGAATGCTCTACATGTATTGTAGATGATGTTGAACATGGACAGGCAGATCCTGACACACAGACAGTACCtgatcaggagacagacagagggaccacAGAGCTCCGTTATGGGCATCGACAGTCTCCAGGAGGGTTCCTGATGCCAAGTAAAAGATCTGAATCTTACCactctgacaggagaggagagagacagactaggttAGCCCATAGACATTACATCATTGTATCTGTCCCACTATGGCGTCTGTgagagcatgggcagcgccaacATGGCAAAAGTCCTCAATGGCACTGCTCATTATAAAACAGGCTTGGGCACTAGAGTCCTCTCTCGGTAAACCTGAGTTCCACACAATAGTCCAATACTGGATAATGCACATCTGCAGTAGTTTGGTGTATgttagtgtgtgcatgcatgtgtgttacCTTGGTTCCTAGGATGATCTGCATGTCTCCAGGGACGAACAGGGAGCAGAGGGCGTACTCACACGCCATGGTGCGAATTACCTGCAGGGTAGACCTGCGACAGAGAGGAACTTCCTGTTACGACACCCAATCAGAATGAAGAAAACATCTTATAATATGTGTCTAGGTGTCATAATATATGTAAACTTTTAAAGATGCTGGAAAGCCTAAAGCTTTAATTAACTAGATTTAACTTATACAGTGAAACCCCATGGTCAGGTCAATCCTAGTGCTGTGTGACCTGATGTTTCCACCTGTTCCAGACTTTGACAGTGTCCCCGGAGAGGCGGAAAGGACAGCAATGTTGTCTGAGCTGAAGGCCAATGTGTGGGCACCCTGGTCCCCCATGGTGATCCTGGAGGTCTTAGTGCCCGTGGGGTTCTTGTCAGTCGTCTTGAGGCTGTAAGTCTCCACTGTGTTGTTCTGGAGCAGCATGGCTACCTTCAACTCCCCACCCGCACACAGCAGGCAGTCCACCCATCTAGGATATAAAGTGACACAAaatgttggttggttgattgagtgTGTGAGTGTACCTAATCTTGGCAGAGGCCTTGATGTTGGTCAGTCTCACAATCTCATTTGCCAGTTTCCTCTCCACCACAGGCTCTGGGGTGTCCTCCTCCTCTGCATCCTGCACATGAGGGGGCAGCAGCACCTCACCTTTATATTTCACAAATGTAATCAACAtaactgtatatataaatatttgaagTATTTAGTTTGATTGGAATTAGATTCCACACATATTTGACGAATGTCCCAACTTGAACTACATCTGCAGACTGGTTTTTGCCGTGGCTGTCACAAAAACCACTGCGACTTACCTGGCCTTCTTCTTGGCTCTCTTCAGCTTCTTGGCCATCACCCTCTCCACCTCGTCCTCGGCAACACACTGAACACCTCCAGCACCGTGTCAGAGCCCTGAcgaaagagagggatggggaaaAGTAGGAAAGATCAGAGAGAGGAAGAATACACATCATGCTAGCGATCCGAGAAATGCATGACAATAAACCAAACACCGACCTCTATTGGACACTGTACTTACAAAGATTTTGTAAATATAATTTCACCTAATTGGTAGTTTAGCAGGTAGAATAGGGAACAATGAAACATTCAGGGACGTGAGGGTAATGTGGTCGAATACTGTTGAAGGCACTCtatttaaaataaatgtatgtgaAACCACACTTTCTGCATTGTTGTTCAAATAAATCGTTTTATTTAGTATAGTATCGCTTATGTCTTAAGCATCCGAAATAATGCCATAGATTGGGTTTTAGAAAAATAGTCCTCCTGAAAGCAAAACATGGAAGCATTATGTAAACCTGCTGGTGTTCCAACTGGCCCTACTAAAGTCAACGATTTACCGCTGAGCCACGGAGTTTTGATGAAaacagtacagagaaaaaaatgtatatttcatAATCATACACTGCTGTTTATTGTTGACCAGCAGATGTCCCTAATGTGCACCGTGAACCGATAATGAAGCTCCAAGTAATTAACCGTTTTTTAGCACAATTTTGTGAAAGCTCCGAAGCCTTCAGAaagcttaaccctaaccttaaattaagaccaaaaaacgTATttgtgttttcatgaatttttacgatatatccatatatattttggggggctatggtaactagtggaaacccgt
The DNA window shown above is from Salmo salar chromosome ssa25, Ssal_v3.1, whole genome shotgun sequence and carries:
- the LOC106586554 gene encoding LOW QUALITY PROTEIN: WD repeat-containing protein 3 (The sequence of the model RefSeq protein was modified relative to this genomic sequence to represent the inferred CDS: inserted 4 bases in 4 codons; deleted 4 bases in 2 codons), translating into MAKKLKRAKKKARMQRRRTPQSLWWRGNWQMRLWVDCLLCAGGELKVAMLLQNNTVETYSLKTTDKNPTGTKTSRITMGDQGAHTLAFSSDNIAVLSASGDTVKVWNRSTLQVIRTMACEYALCSLFVPGDMQIILGTKSGKIQIFYLASGTLLETVDAHNGALWSLCLSPDQRGIVTAEFQLIKDGEAAQKRLTVKHMCTLQLDEDVLSVKYSPDQRLLAVSLLDCTVKVFYTDTLKFFXSLYGHKLPVLCLDISHDSAMIATGSADRNVKIWXFGNCHRSMFAHDDSVMYLQFVPKXHLFFTAGKEKKIKQWDAVKFEHIQTPEVTFTPMLLHFPYGDEADSHDSCESPCQVTRLQRWRGCVCVCVCVCVCLQAELVMEALELYSSEKRKMEEHQXCQSASKQLPPPKVNLILAAFGNLSPSCYVIDVMKKAHSSELEVSLLVLPFPYVPDLLSLFNRYVQDGLEVELVCHFFLLRVHFGQISSNRMLPTVIDELRSNTISKV